The Lycium barbarum isolate Lr01 chromosome 9, ASM1917538v2, whole genome shotgun sequence genome has a segment encoding these proteins:
- the LOC132612282 gene encoding pentatricopeptide repeat-containing protein At1g05670, mitochondrial-like has product MDKAFMLYQGIQKVGFSPNITTHTILINELFKNSKVLEAYKLFREMELDPDKVAYTSMINGLCKKGYVSEASKLFEEVPAKVRSVDTYSCLIDGFCKKGPIDEAEMLLGEMRKQNVSPDVKTFNIMIYGYKRRGQLDLAYKMFNEMIDEAILPDDVIYKTLGLRQLDKNQMSNKMEFAKPNQ; this is encoded by the coding sequence ATGGATAAGGCTTTTATGTTGTATCAGGGAATACAAAAAGTTGGGTTTTCTCCAAACATCACCACGCACACAATTCTTATTAATGAATTATTCAAGAATAGCAAAGTACTAGAAGCCTATAAACTTTTCAGGGAAATGGAATTGGATCCTGATAAGGTCGCTTACACCTCCATGATCAATGGCTTATGTAAAAAGGGATATGTGAGTGAGGCTTCCAAATTGTTCGAGGAAGTTCCAGCAAAGGTGCGTTCTGTTGATACCTATAGTTGCCTAATTGATGGATTTTGCAAGAAAGGGCCAATAGACGAGGCCGAGATGCTGTTAGGTGAAATGCGAAAACAGAATGTCTCTCCTGATGTCAAAACTTTTAACATAATGATTTATGGATACAAAAGACGTGGACAATTGGATCTAGCTTATAAAATGTTTAATGAGATGATAGACGAAGCTATCTTGCCGGATGATGTTATCTACAAAACCCTAGGGCTGAGACAATTGGATAAAAACCAGATGTCAAATAAGATGGAATTTGCTAAGCCCAACCAAT